In one window of Nicotiana tabacum cultivar K326 chromosome 12, ASM71507v2, whole genome shotgun sequence DNA:
- the LOC107809054 gene encoding kirola-like, with protein sequence MGLKGKLAVSMEVKCGGHLFHDLYQTKPHHVSNISPNKVTGFDLHEGGIGEVGSVVTWKYKEDGNEKIAKCVIEEVMDDEKKSITWKGIEGDLLERYNAFTVNISCDQHWITWTFVYEKKTEDTPEPLNFLGICH encoded by the exons ATGGGTTTGAAAGGCAAGTTGGCTGTTTCAATGGAGGTGAAATGTGGAGGACACTTATTTCATGACCTTTATCAAACCAAACCTCATCATGTATCCAACATAAGCCCCAATAAGGTCACAGGTTTTGATCTTCATGAAGGCGGGATTGGAGAGGTTGGTTCTGTAGTTACCTGGAAATATAAGGAGG ATGGAAATGAGAAGATTGCTAAGTGTGTCATTGAAGAAGTCATGGATGATGAAAAGAAATCAATCACATGGAAAGGGATAGAAGGAGATCTCTTGGAACGGTATAACGCTTTCACTGTTAACATTTCCTGCGATCAGCATTGGATTACATGGACATTTGTGTATGAGAAGAAAACTGAAGACACCCCTGAGCCTCTTAACTTTCTTGGGATATGTCACTGA